Proteins from a single region of Pseudomonas fulva:
- a CDS encoding TrkH family potassium uptake protein produces the protein MAWPTLRLIAFINGIFLITLAIGMIGPMFTLFVFDRAEQVSPFAWSSLITFIAGLSMIARGRPRDVHLRPRDMYLLTVSSWLMVCIFAALPFMFTQHMSYTDAFFESMSGITATGATVLIGLDNMSPGILIWRSMLHWLGGIGFIAMAVAILPMLRIGGMRLFQTESSDRSDKVMPRSHMVAKYMAVAYFGISLLGCLAFWLAGMSFFDAINHSMSAISTGGFSTSDLSLAKWTQPAVHWVAVVLMILGSLPFVLYVSTLRGNYGAVLGDQQVRGFLGILLSVWLSMGTWYYFTTDLHWLDALRHVAVNATSVMTTTGFALGDYSLWGGFAGMLFFYLGFIGGCSGSTAGGLKIFRFQVAYILLKANLMQLVHPRAVIKQQYNRHRLDEDIVRSILTFSFFFTIIIAVLALALTLCGLDWITALSGAASTVAGVGPGMGPIIGPAGTYASLPDMAKWLLTLGMLLGRLEILTVLVLLMPAFWRH, from the coding sequence ATGGCCTGGCCGACCCTACGACTCATCGCGTTCATCAATGGGATTTTCCTGATCACCCTGGCCATTGGTATGATCGGCCCGATGTTCACCCTGTTCGTCTTCGACCGTGCCGAGCAGGTGAGCCCCTTCGCCTGGTCCAGCCTGATCACCTTTATCGCCGGGCTGTCGATGATCGCCCGCGGCAGGCCCAGGGACGTTCACCTGCGCCCCCGCGACATGTACCTGCTGACGGTGTCGAGCTGGCTGATGGTGTGCATCTTCGCCGCCCTGCCGTTCATGTTCACCCAGCACATGAGCTACACCGACGCCTTCTTCGAAAGCATGTCGGGCATCACTGCCACCGGCGCCACGGTGCTGATCGGCCTGGACAACATGTCGCCGGGCATCCTGATCTGGCGCTCGATGCTGCATTGGCTCGGTGGTATCGGCTTCATCGCCATGGCGGTGGCGATTCTGCCGATGCTGCGCATCGGCGGCATGCGCCTGTTCCAGACCGAGTCCTCGGACCGCTCCGACAAGGTCATGCCGCGCTCGCACATGGTCGCCAAGTACATGGCGGTGGCGTATTTCGGCATCAGCCTGCTCGGTTGCCTGGCCTTCTGGCTGGCCGGCATGAGTTTCTTCGATGCGATCAACCACAGCATGTCGGCGATTTCCACGGGCGGCTTCTCCACCTCGGACCTGTCCCTGGCCAAATGGACGCAGCCGGCCGTGCACTGGGTCGCCGTGGTGCTGATGATTCTCGGCAGCCTGCCGTTCGTGCTCTATGTCTCGACCTTGCGTGGCAACTACGGCGCCGTGCTGGGCGATCAGCAGGTGCGCGGCTTTCTCGGCATCCTGCTGAGCGTCTGGCTGAGCATGGGCACCTGGTATTACTTCACCACCGACCTGCACTGGCTCGATGCCCTGCGCCACGTGGCGGTCAACGCCACCTCGGTGATGACCACCACCGGCTTCGCCCTGGGCGACTACTCGCTGTGGGGCGGTTTCGCAGGCATGCTGTTCTTCTACCTGGGCTTCATCGGCGGCTGCTCGGGCTCCACGGCGGGCGGCCTGAAGATCTTCCGTTTCCAGGTCGCCTACATCCTGCTCAAGGCCAACCTGATGCAACTGGTGCACCCCCGTGCGGTGATCAAGCAGCAGTACAACCGCCACCGCCTGGACGAGGATATCGTCCGCTCGATCCTGACCTTCTCGTTCTTCTTCACCATCATCATCGCCGTGCTGGCCCTGGCCCTGACCCTCTGCGGTCTGGACTGGATCACCGCGCTGAGCGGCGCCGCCAGTACCGTGGCCGGCGTCGGCCCGGGCATGGGGCCGATCATCGGCCCGGCCGGCACCTATGCCAGCCTGCCGGACATGGCCAAATGGTTGCTGACCCTGGGCATGTTGCTGGGCCGCCTGGAAATCCTCACCGTGCTGGTGCTGTTGATGCCGGCGTTCTGGCGGCACTGA
- a CDS encoding YkgJ family cysteine cluster protein, translating to MSESNPCLTCGACCAYFRVSFFWGECQSAGGSVPDEQVIQITPHRVAMRGTDVKPARCNALLGDVGQGTRCTLYEQRSSTCREFEASWVNGVHNPRCDDARKAYGLPPLTPPLQPELSPDRVA from the coding sequence ATGTCCGAAAGCAATCCTTGTCTCACGTGCGGCGCCTGCTGCGCGTATTTTCGTGTGTCCTTCTTCTGGGGCGAGTGCCAATCCGCCGGCGGCAGCGTGCCGGACGAGCAGGTCATCCAGATCACCCCCCATCGCGTTGCCATGCGCGGCACCGACGTCAAGCCGGCACGCTGCAACGCGCTGCTCGGCGATGTCGGCCAGGGCACGCGCTGCACGCTGTACGAGCAGCGCTCCAGCACCTGCCGCGAATTCGAGGCGTCCTGGGTCAATGGCGTACACAATCCGCGCTGCGACGATGCCCGCAAGGCCTATGGCCTGCCGCCGCTGACGCCGCCCTTGCAGCCGGAGCTGTCACCGGATCGGGTGGCCTAG
- a CDS encoding NAD(P)H nitroreductase — MDALEALINRVSAPRLIEPAPTAEQRERLFQAALRAPDHGQLRPWRFLTVEGDARHALGALYAEAIASKYPDADEEALAKARNMPLRAPLMIVVIARLQEHPKVPAQEQVLAAGCAAHGILLAAYAQGIGAVWRTGELSHDAVVDAGLGLAANEQVIGYLYLGTPQRELREAPAVNVDEFVSGWVAKAQA; from the coding sequence ATGGATGCCCTCGAAGCGCTGATCAACCGTGTTTCCGCGCCGCGCCTGATCGAACCGGCGCCGACCGCCGAGCAGCGCGAGCGCCTGTTCCAGGCGGCACTGCGTGCGCCCGATCATGGTCAACTGCGCCCCTGGCGGTTTCTCACCGTCGAAGGGGACGCGCGCCATGCCCTTGGCGCGCTGTACGCCGAGGCGATAGCGAGCAAATATCCCGATGCTGACGAAGAGGCGCTGGCCAAGGCGCGCAACATGCCGCTGCGCGCGCCCTTGATGATCGTGGTCATCGCCCGCCTCCAGGAACACCCCAAGGTGCCGGCTCAGGAGCAGGTGCTGGCCGCCGGCTGCGCCGCCCACGGCATCCTGCTCGCCGCCTACGCCCAGGGCATCGGTGCGGTGTGGCGCACCGGCGAACTGTCCCACGATGCCGTGGTGGACGCCGGCCTGGGCCTGGCGGCCAACGAGCAGGTGATCGGCTATCTGTACCTGGGCACGCCGCAGCGCGAGTTGCGTGAGGCGCCGGCAGTGAATGTCGATGAGTTCGTCAGCGGCTGGGTGGCCAAGGCCCAGGCCTGA
- a CDS encoding sensor histidine kinase: protein MRSLFWRIFGSFWLAIALVAGLSMLLGRALNQDAWILNQHPGLEGLPAEWVQAFEKAGPKAAQDLLEQRKRRFRIDTQVLTDAGQPAIRGTFPPRAAAMEERNKGDKRLPWRRLTTDYTSPTSGETYLFIYRIPHPELDAWHRGSLLWPLSALGIALVVLTLLSLLLTLSITRPLDRLRGAVHDLGQTAYQQHSLARLASRRDELGVLANDFNRMGARLQDLIASQRQLLRDVSHELRSPLARLRIALALAERAEPAERERLWPRLTRECDRLEDLISEILALARLDAEPGGAQPIDLAQLAAKLREDMTLSHPAQQLDVSLQPGMHLHGWPAMIERALDNLLRNALRFNPDGQPIELNVVRRGNEAHLEVRDHGPGVAGEYLDQLGEPFFRAPGQAAAGHGLGLAITRRAAERHGGRLQLQNHPDGGFSAKLILPLEAAG, encoded by the coding sequence GTGCGCTCATTGTTCTGGCGAATCTTTGGCAGTTTCTGGCTGGCGATCGCCCTGGTCGCCGGCCTGTCCATGCTGCTCGGCCGCGCCCTGAATCAGGATGCCTGGATCCTCAACCAGCACCCGGGCCTGGAAGGCCTGCCGGCCGAATGGGTGCAGGCCTTCGAGAAAGCCGGCCCCAAGGCGGCGCAGGATCTGCTGGAGCAACGCAAACGGCGCTTTCGTATCGACACCCAGGTACTGACCGACGCCGGCCAGCCGGCGATTCGCGGGACCTTCCCGCCCCGTGCCGCCGCCATGGAAGAACGTAACAAAGGCGACAAACGCCTGCCCTGGCGGCGCCTGACCACCGACTACACCAGCCCGACAAGCGGCGAAACCTACCTGTTCATCTACCGTATTCCGCACCCGGAACTGGATGCCTGGCACCGCGGCAGCCTGCTGTGGCCGCTCAGCGCCCTGGGTATCGCCCTGGTGGTGCTGACCCTGCTGAGCCTGTTGCTGACCCTGTCCATCACCCGCCCGCTGGATCGCCTGCGCGGTGCGGTGCACGACCTGGGACAGACCGCCTACCAGCAGCACAGCCTGGCACGCCTGGCCAGCCGGCGCGACGAGCTGGGGGTGCTGGCCAATGACTTCAACCGCATGGGCGCCCGCCTGCAGGACCTGATCGCCAGCCAGCGCCAGTTGCTGCGTGACGTTTCCCACGAGCTGCGCTCGCCGCTGGCCCGCCTGCGCATCGCCCTGGCCCTGGCCGAGCGCGCCGAGCCCGCCGAACGGGAGAGGCTGTGGCCACGGCTGACCCGTGAATGCGACCGCCTGGAAGACCTGATCAGCGAGATCCTCGCCCTCGCCCGACTCGACGCCGAGCCCGGCGGCGCCCAGCCCATCGACCTGGCGCAACTGGCCGCCAAGCTGCGTGAGGACATGACCCTCAGCCACCCCGCCCAGCAGCTGGATGTCAGCCTGCAACCGGGCATGCACCTGCACGGCTGGCCGGCGATGATCGAGCGCGCCCTGGATAACCTGCTGCGCAATGCCCTGCGCTTCAACCCGGACGGCCAGCCGATCGAACTGAATGTCGTGCGCCGCGGCAACGAAGCGCACCTGGAAGTTCGCGACCATGGCCCCGGCGTGGCTGGCGAATACCTCGACCAACTGGGCGAACCGTTCTTCCGCGCCCCCGGCCAGGCGGCAGCCGGCCACGGCCTGGGGCTGGCGATCACCCGCCGCGCCGCGGAACGCCATGGCGGCCGCCTGCAGCTGCAAAACCACCCGGACGGCGGTTTCAGCGCCAAGCTGATCCTGCCGTTGGAAGCAGCGGGTTAA
- a CDS encoding Spy/CpxP family protein refolding chaperone has protein sequence MRKTMTALLLAMTLPTLAMAAPGGDHRPGGPGLGPRMFHELDLSKEQQRQVHKLMGEQRKNDRELTQRYLDKLPEADKKALESERKASREKQQSAIRAVLTPEQQKTFDEQVAKMKERKADREAFEAWKAEHKKAG, from the coding sequence ATGCGCAAGACCATGACCGCCCTGCTCCTCGCCATGACCCTGCCGACCCTGGCCATGGCCGCTCCCGGTGGCGATCACCGCCCAGGCGGCCCGGGCCTCGGCCCACGCATGTTCCATGAGCTGGACCTGAGCAAGGAACAGCAACGCCAGGTTCACAAGCTGATGGGCGAGCAGAGAAAGAACGACCGCGAACTGACCCAGCGCTACTTGGACAAGCTGCCCGAAGCCGACAAGAAGGCCCTGGAAAGCGAGCGCAAGGCCTCCCGCGAGAAGCAGCAAAGCGCCATTCGCGCCGTGCTGACGCCCGAGCAGCAGAAGACCTTCGACGAGCAGGTCGCCAAGATGAAGGAACGCAAGGCCGACCGCGAAGCCTTCGAAGCCTGGAAGGCCGAGCACAAGAAAGCCGGCTGA
- a CDS encoding response regulator transcription factor gives MNELLLIDDDVELCDLLASWLTQEGFQVTACHDGQGARQALAQNTPDAVVLDVMLPDGSGLELLKQLRSEHPDLPVLMLSARGEPLDRILGLELGADDYLAKPCDPRELTARLRAVLRRSLPPAVSSQIELGDLRFSPARGVAALGAEGQEIVLTLSESRVLEALLKQPGEPVDKQALAQLALGRKLTLYDRSLDMHVSNLRKKIGPHADGRPRIVALRGRGYYYAS, from the coding sequence ATGAATGAGCTGCTGCTGATCGACGACGACGTCGAACTCTGTGACCTGCTGGCCAGCTGGCTGACCCAGGAAGGCTTCCAGGTCACCGCCTGTCACGATGGCCAGGGCGCGCGCCAGGCACTGGCACAAAACACCCCGGACGCCGTGGTGCTGGACGTGATGCTGCCCGATGGCAGCGGCCTGGAGCTGCTCAAGCAGCTGCGCAGCGAGCACCCGGACTTGCCGGTGCTGATGCTTTCGGCCCGTGGCGAGCCACTGGACCGCATTCTCGGCCTGGAGCTGGGTGCCGACGACTACCTGGCCAAACCCTGCGACCCCCGCGAGCTGACCGCGCGCCTGCGCGCCGTGCTACGGCGCAGCCTGCCACCGGCCGTATCCAGCCAGATCGAGCTGGGCGACCTGCGCTTCAGCCCGGCCCGTGGCGTGGCGGCGTTGGGCGCCGAGGGTCAGGAGATCGTGCTGACCCTCTCGGAAAGCCGGGTGCTCGAAGCGCTGCTCAAGCAGCCCGGCGAGCCGGTGGACAAGCAGGCGCTCGCCCAACTGGCCCTGGGCCGCAAGCTGACCCTCTACGACCGCAGCCTGGACATGCACGTCAGCAACCTGCGCAAGAAGATCGGCCCGCACGCCGATGGTCGCCCGCGTATCGTGGCGCTGCGTGGCCGTGGCTACTACTACGCGAGCTGA
- a CDS encoding YciI family protein — MLYAIIATDVENSLELRLSVRPAHLARLEQLKSEGRLVLAGPNPAIDSNDPGPAGFTGSLIVAEFESLEAARAWANADPFRTAGVYAEVVVKPFKHVLP, encoded by the coding sequence ATGCTTTACGCCATCATCGCCACCGACGTGGAAAACTCCCTCGAGCTTCGCCTCTCCGTTCGCCCCGCTCACCTGGCCCGCCTGGAGCAGCTGAAAAGCGAAGGCCGCCTGGTACTGGCCGGCCCCAACCCGGCCATCGACAGCAACGACCCGGGCCCGGCGGGTTTCACCGGCAGCCTGATCGTCGCCGAGTTCGAGTCGCTGGAAGCCGCCAGAGCCTGGGCCAACGCCGACCCGTTCCGCACCGCGGGGGTTTACGCCGAGGTGGTGGTCAAGCCCTTCAAGCACGTACTGCCGTAA
- a CDS encoding PHP domain-containing protein: MQVDLHCHSTASDGALPPAEVVARAHGRGVTMLALTDHDTLEGLAEARATASELGVQLVNGIELSCTWGGATIHVLGYAFDSEAPALRQAIADLHQGRWLRAEEISRRLALKGMEGALQGARAIQQAQGESDNAPARPHFAEFLVRGGFVRDRADAFRKWLGSGKLGDVKQHWPTLDETLETLRQSNAWISLAHPWQYDFTRSKRRKLVAAFAAAGGHSLEVVNGMQPAEQVGGLAILAREFGLLASVGSDFHAPGDWSELGLYRPLPDDLSPLWTRFGCAPSYEAV, encoded by the coding sequence ATGCAGGTTGATCTTCATTGCCACAGCACCGCTTCGGATGGCGCCCTGCCGCCTGCCGAGGTGGTCGCGCGGGCACACGGGCGCGGCGTCACCATGCTGGCGCTGACCGACCACGACACCCTCGAAGGGCTCGCTGAAGCGCGAGCCACGGCAAGCGAGCTGGGCGTGCAACTGGTCAATGGCATCGAGCTGTCCTGCACCTGGGGCGGCGCGACCATCCACGTATTGGGCTATGCCTTCGACAGCGAGGCGCCGGCCTTGCGCCAGGCCATCGCCGACCTGCACCAGGGGCGCTGGCTGCGCGCCGAGGAGATTTCCCGGCGCCTGGCGCTCAAGGGCATGGAGGGCGCATTGCAAGGGGCACGGGCCATCCAGCAGGCCCAGGGCGAAAGCGATAACGCGCCGGCGCGCCCGCATTTCGCGGAGTTCCTGGTGCGCGGCGGCTTCGTCAGGGATCGCGCCGACGCCTTTCGCAAATGGCTGGGCTCCGGCAAGCTCGGCGACGTCAAGCAGCACTGGCCCACATTAGATGAAACGCTCGAGACGCTGCGCCAGTCCAACGCATGGATCAGCCTGGCCCACCCCTGGCAGTACGATTTCACACGCAGCAAGCGCCGCAAACTGGTGGCCGCATTCGCCGCGGCAGGCGGCCATTCGCTGGAAGTGGTCAATGGCATGCAGCCGGCCGAGCAGGTCGGTGGCCTGGCGATCCTGGCACGTGAGTTCGGCCTGCTGGCCAGCGTCGGCAGCGACTTCCACGCCCCTGGCGACTGGTCGGAGCTGGGCTTGTACCGGCCGTTGCCCGATGACCTTTCCCCGTTATGGACGCGTTTCGGCTGCGCGCCCTCGTACGAAGCCGTTTGA
- a CDS encoding L-threonylcarbamoyladenylate synthase, with amino-acid sequence MSQFFQIHPESPQARLIKQAVDIIRNGGVVVYPTDSSYAVGCQMGAKNAMERIRRLRQLDDKHNFTLVCRDLSQLSTFAKVDTAAFRLLKNHTPGPYTFILNATREVPRMLLHPKRRTIGLRVPSHPIAAALLEELGEPMMSVSLILPGEDLPMSDPYEMRQMLEHQVDLIIDGGFGGLEASTVISLLDDEPEVIRVGCGDPSPFESR; translated from the coding sequence ATGAGCCAGTTTTTTCAGATCCACCCGGAAAGCCCCCAGGCCCGTCTGATCAAGCAGGCGGTCGACATCATCCGTAATGGCGGCGTGGTGGTCTACCCGACCGACTCGTCCTACGCGGTGGGCTGCCAGATGGGCGCCAAGAACGCCATGGAGCGTATCCGCCGCCTGCGTCAGCTCGATGACAAGCACAACTTCACCCTGGTGTGCCGCGACCTGTCGCAGCTCAGCACCTTCGCCAAGGTCGACACCGCCGCCTTTCGGCTGCTGAAGAACCACACGCCGGGGCCCTATACCTTCATTCTCAACGCCACCCGCGAAGTGCCGCGCATGCTGCTGCACCCCAAGCGGCGCACCATCGGCCTGCGTGTGCCCAGCCATCCGATCGCCGCGGCGCTGCTCGAAGAACTCGGCGAGCCGATGATGAGCGTCAGCCTGATCCTGCCCGGCGAAGACCTGCCGATGAGCGACCCTTACGAGATGCGCCAGATGCTTGAGCACCAGGTGGACCTGATCATCGATGGCGGCTTTGGCGGCCTGGAGGCCTCCACGGTGATCAGCCTGCTGGACGACGAGCCCGAGGTGATTCGCGTCGGTTGCGGCGATCCGTCGCCTTTCGAGTCGCGCTGA
- a CDS encoding segregation and condensation protein A: protein MEVFLEAFEGPLDLLLYLIRKQNIDVLDIPVAEITRQYMGYVELMHTVRLELAAEYLVMAAMLAEIKSRMLLPRSAEAEEEEDDPRAELIRRLLEYERFKAAAEGIDALPRVGRDLIVPRVEAPEARARKLLPTVDLQELLVSMAEVLRRADMFESHQVSREALSTRERMGEVLDRLKDGAFVPFVQLFTAEEGRLGVVVTFMAILELVKESLVELVQNEAFAAVHVRLRVAGVEEGDSAFE, encoded by the coding sequence CTGGAGGTGTTTCTCGAAGCCTTCGAGGGGCCGCTGGACCTGCTGCTCTACCTGATCCGCAAGCAGAACATCGACGTGCTGGACATCCCGGTGGCGGAGATCACCCGCCAGTACATGGGCTACGTCGAGCTGATGCACACGGTGCGCCTGGAGCTGGCTGCCGAGTACCTGGTGATGGCCGCCATGCTCGCCGAGATCAAGTCGCGCATGCTGCTGCCGCGCTCGGCCGAGGCCGAAGAAGAGGAGGACGACCCGCGCGCCGAGCTGATTCGCCGCCTGCTCGAGTACGAGCGTTTCAAGGCCGCCGCCGAAGGCATCGACGCTCTGCCGCGGGTCGGCCGCGACCTGATCGTGCCGCGGGTCGAGGCGCCCGAGGCGCGGGCACGCAAGCTGCTGCCGACGGTGGACCTGCAGGAATTGCTGGTCTCCATGGCCGAAGTGCTGCGCCGCGCCGACATGTTCGAAAGCCATCAGGTCAGCCGCGAGGCGCTGTCCACCCGCGAGCGCATGGGCGAGGTGCTCGACCGCCTCAAGGACGGCGCCTTCGTACCGTTCGTGCAGCTGTTCACCGCCGAGGAAGGTCGCCTTGGCGTGGTGGTGACCTTCATGGCGATTCTCGAACTGGTCAAGGAGTCGCTGGTCGAGCTGGTGCAGAACGAAGCCTTTGCCGCCGTGCACGTGCGCCTGCGCGTGGCAGGCGTGGAAGAGGGCGACAGCGCGTTCGAATGA
- the scpB gene encoding SMC-Scp complex subunit ScpB, whose protein sequence is MNLSDPKQLSTLLEGLLLASGKPLSFERIMELFEEAERPEADVFRKALAILGGSCKGRAFELKEVASGYRLQIRDTFSPWVGRLWEERPQRYSRAMLETLALIAYRQPITRGEIEEIRGVAVNSQIVKTLQEREWIRVVGYRDVPGRPAMFATTKGFLDHFNLKNLDELPPLAALRELEPEPILAQDDDDPAVPQSLQARADLALADEDSEPETDAQGKAETSFGSLLAELDAMEQGLKTDFDDLAREADESNPDAPETVSNAADDPSTSERE, encoded by the coding sequence ATGAATCTGTCCGATCCCAAACAACTCTCCACCTTGCTCGAAGGCCTGCTGCTGGCGTCCGGCAAGCCGCTGTCGTTCGAGCGGATCATGGAATTGTTCGAGGAAGCCGAGCGCCCCGAGGCCGATGTGTTTCGCAAGGCGCTGGCGATTCTCGGTGGCAGTTGCAAGGGGCGGGCCTTCGAGCTCAAGGAGGTGGCCTCCGGTTATCGCCTGCAGATTCGCGATACCTTCTCGCCCTGGGTCGGCCGCCTCTGGGAAGAGCGCCCGCAGCGCTACTCCCGAGCCATGCTGGAAACCCTGGCACTGATCGCCTACCGGCAGCCGATCACCCGCGGCGAGATCGAGGAGATCCGCGGCGTGGCGGTGAACAGCCAGATCGTCAAGACCCTGCAGGAGCGCGAGTGGATTCGCGTGGTCGGCTACCGCGACGTGCCGGGCCGGCCCGCCATGTTCGCCACCACCAAGGGCTTTCTCGATCACTTCAACCTGAAGAACCTCGACGAGCTGCCGCCCCTGGCGGCGTTGCGCGAGCTGGAGCCCGAGCCGATCCTGGCCCAGGACGACGATGACCCGGCCGTGCCACAGAGCCTGCAGGCGCGCGCCGATCTGGCCCTGGCGGACGAGGATTCAGAGCCTGAGACCGACGCCCAGGGCAAGGCCGAAACCAGCTTTGGCTCGCTGCTGGCCGAGCTCGATGCCATGGAGCAGGGCCTGAAAACCGACTTCGATGACCTGGCGCGCGAGGCCGATGAGTCGAACCCCGATGCGCCGGAAACGGTCTCTAACGCTGCGGATGACCCGTCCACCAGCGAGCGCGAATAG
- a CDS encoding DUF1289 domain-containing protein has translation MDFMKDPCISVCKFDDGICLGCGRSKAEIKAWKKLDKAEQRLVAAEADMRLLAMGSKARRKR, from the coding sequence ATAGACTTCATGAAAGACCCCTGCATCAGCGTCTGCAAATTCGATGACGGCATCTGCCTGGGCTGCGGGCGCAGCAAGGCGGAAATCAAGGCCTGGAAGAAGCTCGACAAGGCCGAGCAGCGCCTGGTCGCCGCCGAGGCCGACATGCGCCTGCTGGCCATGGGCAGCAAAGCACGTCGCAAGCGCTAG
- the rluB gene encoding 23S rRNA pseudouridine(2605) synthase RluB — protein MSETEEYSPAGEKLQKVLARMGLASRREIEAWIAAGRVKVNGNDASLGQRVDLHDAISVDGRLLRREEATETVRRVLIYNKPDGEICTRDDPEGRPTVFDRLPRPKEGRWINIGRLDINTTGLLMFTTDGELANRLMHPSYQMDREYAVRVRGEVDEEMIERLKAGVMLEDGPAKFTDIKEAPGGEGFNHWYHCVVMEGRNREVRRLWESQGLVVSRLKRVRFGPVFMTSDLPMGRWREMSQREVDILSEEVGLKPVALPEMKEKTRDKLDRLQRKAAKPVGRGERPARSLRPANGGPAQRSSRDEQGERPSRAPRSPRSDSPRGTPVAERPRDVGRKPGKPRGERAEPAERGPRKPAGGDNRRSRPAGDGQRPGFGRGSRKPQ, from the coding sequence ATGAGTGAAACCGAAGAATACAGCCCCGCTGGCGAAAAACTGCAGAAGGTCCTGGCTCGCATGGGCCTGGCCTCGCGCCGCGAAATCGAAGCCTGGATCGCCGCCGGTCGCGTCAAGGTCAATGGCAACGACGCCAGCCTTGGCCAGCGTGTCGATCTGCATGACGCCATTTCCGTCGATGGTCGTCTGTTGCGCCGCGAAGAAGCGACGGAGACCGTGCGCCGCGTGCTGATCTACAACAAGCCCGACGGCGAGATCTGCACCCGTGACGACCCGGAAGGTCGCCCCACCGTGTTCGACCGCCTGCCACGCCCGAAGGAGGGCCGCTGGATCAATATCGGCCGCCTGGACATCAACACCACCGGCCTGTTGATGTTCACCACCGACGGTGAGCTGGCCAATCGCCTGATGCACCCGTCCTACCAGATGGACCGTGAATACGCCGTGCGCGTACGCGGTGAGGTGGACGAGGAGATGATCGAGCGCCTCAAGGCGGGCGTGATGCTCGAAGACGGCCCGGCCAAGTTCACCGACATCAAGGAAGCGCCGGGTGGTGAAGGCTTCAACCACTGGTACCACTGCGTGGTCATGGAAGGCCGTAACCGCGAAGTACGCCGTCTGTGGGAATCCCAGGGGCTGGTGGTCAGCCGCCTGAAGCGCGTGCGCTTCGGCCCGGTGTTCATGACCTCCGACCTGCCCATGGGCCGTTGGCGCGAGATGAGCCAGCGTGAAGTCGACATCCTCAGCGAGGAGGTCGGCCTCAAGCCGGTCGCCCTGCCGGAAATGAAGGAAAAGACCCGCGACAAGCTCGACCGCCTGCAGCGCAAGGCCGCCAAGCCGGTTGGCCGTGGTGAGCGCCCGGCGCGCAGCCTGCGCCCCGCCAATGGCGGGCCGGCGCAGCGTAGTTCGCGTGACGAGCAGGGCGAGCGCCCCAGCCGTGCACCGCGCTCGCCACGCAGTGACTCGCCCCGTGGTACGCCGGTTGCCGAGCGCCCGCGCGATGTCGGCAGGAAGCCGGGCAAACCGCGTGGCGAGCGTGCCGAGCCCGCTGAGCGGGGGCCACGCAAGCCGGCCGGTGGCGACAATCGCCGGAGCCGCCCGGCAGGCGATGGCCAGCGTCCGGGCTTCGGTCGCGGCAGCCGCAAGCCGCAGTGA
- a CDS encoding GGDEF domain-containing protein, giving the protein MVPPSQKNTIDFDAAKLQRLGFSPRKEQTRPVSLAQLRQRLGLQLQTSLDAERILALFFRELQHLVPVDALGYQHSSSDLRLDFGQQANHSATYRLSHESEYLGELTFRRRQRFSDHELAQLESLLASLMYPLRNALLYRVAIQSALRDPLTNTGNRIAMDQVLGREIELARRNGQPLSLLMLDIDHFKGINDEHGHSAGDEVLKAVATTIKDQLRNIDMVFRYGGEEFLVLLSGTPREGAQLVGERLREAVLGLQCVAQGRTVKMSISLGCATLERGESADGLLNRADKALYSAKRSGRNCLAMAV; this is encoded by the coding sequence ATGGTCCCACCCAGCCAGAAAAACACGATCGATTTCGACGCTGCCAAACTACAGCGCCTCGGTTTCTCACCCCGCAAGGAGCAGACCCGCCCGGTCAGCCTGGCACAGCTGCGCCAGCGCCTTGGCCTGCAGCTGCAGACCAGCCTGGACGCCGAGCGCATCCTCGCCCTCTTCTTTCGCGAGCTGCAGCACCTGGTTCCGGTGGACGCGCTGGGCTATCAGCACTCGAGCAGCGACCTGCGCCTGGACTTCGGCCAGCAGGCCAATCACTCGGCCACCTACCGCCTCAGCCACGAGAGCGAGTACCTGGGCGAGCTGACCTTCCGGCGGCGCCAGCGCTTTTCCGATCACGAACTGGCGCAGCTCGAATCCCTGCTGGCCAGCCTCATGTATCCGCTGCGCAATGCCCTGCTCTACCGCGTGGCGATTCAGAGCGCGCTGCGCGATCCGCTGACCAACACCGGCAACCGCATCGCCATGGATCAGGTGCTGGGCCGCGAGATCGAACTGGCGCGTCGTAATGGCCAGCCCCTGTCGCTGCTGATGCTGGATATCGATCACTTCAAGGGCATCAACGACGAGCACGGCCACAGCGCCGGTGATGAAGTGCTCAAGGCCGTCGCCACCACCATCAAGGATCAGTTGCGCAACATTGATATGGTGTTTCGCTATGGCGGTGAGGAGTTCCTGGTGCTGCTGTCAGGCACCCCGCGCGAAGGCGCGCAGCTGGTCGGCGAGCGCCTGCGTGAAGCGGTACTGGGTTTGCAGTGCGTGGCACAGGGCCGGACGGTGAAGATGTCCATCAGCCTGGGCTGTGCCACCCTGGAACGCGGCGAGTCGGCGGACGGTCTGCTCAACCGCGCCGACAAGGCCCTGTACAGCGCCAAGCGCAGCGGCCGCAACTGCCTGGCCATGGCCGTCTGA